A stretch of the Hyperolius riggenbachi isolate aHypRig1 chromosome 11, aHypRig1.pri, whole genome shotgun sequence genome encodes the following:
- the LOC137537806 gene encoding 52 kDa repressor of the inhibitor of the protein kinase-like, whose product MHDIALRGKESSSGNVQSLYAFRIEAGDELLRQHLESSPANARYTSVRIEHELIKICESTIREEIVAKVKQAPGFAIIADESADISGHEQLSLGVRFIDMNSSNTIICEEFLGFARLTALDAASIANTILEHCSKFGLNLEKLYGQAYDGCSTMAGKENGVQSKIRSKFPKAAFVHCAAHKLNLVVHDSNAVPDIRNTTGTVKAIIKYFRDSPKRRNMIPNVPLLSETRWTAKYKSIRVFSSSFVDIFEQLHVLATTAAGKTRQDAYQLQCASSTGNFVVSLIIISTYSAMLEPVTQALQAVELDILAVSGHVQNLLAIFRSHRTDAANHFKIIFEKAEDLAKSIGTELLIPRQCGRQVHRANVDSCNTEEYFRRTIFVPYLDSLISSLDNRFGEQNRVNFSLFALCPAQMSKMNRLDFATHIMEVNKVYEIENLNTEALTWFDMWSNKNIAKNTENVLKDGLAGLLTYTDLFPAVREALLIALTLPVTTCTVERSFSTMRRVKTWLRSTMTDGRLSGLCMMSVHRAKILEQKSELIEKVINHFAQDERRVQLLFK is encoded by the coding sequence ATGCACGATATTGCACTACGTGGTAAAGAGAGTTCCAGTGGTAATGTGCAAAGCCTTTATGCTTTCCGCATTGAAGCTGGGGATGAACTGTTGAGACAACATTTGGAGAGTTcgccagccaatgccagatacacATCTGTTCGTATTGAACATGAGCTAATTAAGATTTGTGAATCAACAATAAGGGAGGAAATTGTTGCTAAGGTCAAACAGGCACCTGGCTTTGCTATTATTGCCGACGAAAGTGCTGACATTTCTGGACATGAGCAATTGTCACTTGGTGTACGTTTCATAGACATGAATAGTAGCAACACCATTATTTGTGAAGAATTTCTGGGTTTTGCACGTCTAACTGCCTTGGATGCTGCTTCTATTGCCAACACAATTCTTGAACATTGTTCAAAATTTGGCTTAAATCTAGAAAAGTTGTATGGCCAGGCATATGATGGATGTTCTACAATGGCCGGAAAAGAAAATGGTGTACAGTCCAAAATCAGAAGCAAGTTCCCAAAGGCTGCATTTGTCCATTGTGCAGCACATAAGCTTAATCTTGTAGTTCATGATTCCAATGCTGTGCCTGATATCAGAAATACTACTGGCACTGTGAAGGCTATTATCAAATACTTTCGTGACAGTCCGAAAAGGCGAAATATGATTCCTAATGTACCACTCCTAAGTGAAACACGGTGGACTGCAAAATATAAGAGTATTAGAGTATTTTCTTCTAGCTTTGTTGATATATTTGAACAGTTACATGTATTAGCTACTACTGCAGCAGGCAAAACCCGTCAGGATGCATATCAACTGCAGTGTGCTTCAAGCACAGGAAATTTTGTTGTGTCTCTTATTATAATTTCCACCTACTCAGCAATGCTGGAACCTGTAACACAAGCACTTCAAGCTGTTGAACTTGATATTCTTGCAGTATCTGGCCATGTACAAAACCTACTAGCTATATTTCGCAGTCACAGAACAGATGCAGCAAACCACTTTAAAATTATATTTGAAAAAGCTGAGGACTTGGCCAAATCTATTGGTACCGAACTACTAATTCCTCGACAGTGTGGGCGCCAAGTACATAGAGCAAATGTTGACAGTTGCAATACAGAAGAATATTTTCGCCGCAcaatctttgtaccgtatctggatTCACTAATCTCTTCACTGGATAACCGGTTTGGGGAACAAAACAGAGTAAATTTTAGTCTTTTTGCTCTCTGCCCAGCACAGATGTCAAAAATGAACCGTCTAGATTTTGCCACACACATCATGGAAGTAAATAAAGTTTATGAAATTGAAAACTTAAATACTGAAGCACTCACATGGTTTGATATGTGGTCAAACAAAAATATTGCCAAAAACACAGAAAATGTACTCAAGGATGGACTTGCAGGTTTGCTGACCTACACTGATCTTTTCCCTGCTGTTCGTGAAGCTCTTCTTATTGCTTTAACATTACCAGTAACCACTTGCACAGTGGAAAGGTCATTTAGCACCATGAGAAGAGTGAAAACTTGGTTGAGGTCAACCATGACAGATGGCCGGTTATCTGGACTCTGTATGATGAGTGTTCACAGAGCTAAGATTCTGGAGCAGAAGAGTGAACTTATTGAAAAAGTTATAAACCATTTCGCACAGGATGAGCGACGGGTGCAACTGCTATTCAAGTAA
- the LOC137538171 gene encoding zona pellucida sperm-binding protein 3-like, with product MAFAFLNYSTSLLYNPTSTRNFQIARTNSTVVLIACYYFRADNVSNNAIKPIWSPLSIAISPEEKLSFNLLLITENWSSPRNCIVYQLGEHFSIEASVETPIHVGLILFIDRCVATPSPDPTSVANYTIVVSANRCLVDGILDDSSSAFLYPISQAEKLQSTVDAFRFVDTAQSERRRQLELENQPTTVCTAVLQSNGYPQVLKSAKA from the exons ATGGCTTTCGCTTTCCTGAACTACTCCACCAGCCTGCTGTACAACCCTACTTCTACAAGAAATTTCCAGATTGCTAGGACCAACTCAACTGTTGTCCTCATTGCCTGCTACTACTTTCG agctgACAATGTGAGCAACAACGCAATCAAGCCAATATGGTCGCCATTGAGCATCGCCATCTCACCAGAAGagaagttgtcctttaacttgctGCTTATCACTG AGAACTGGTCAAGCCCCAGAAATTGCATCGTCTATCAGCTGGGAGAGCATTTCAGCATAGAGGCCTCTGTGGAAACTCCGATACATGTCGGTCTGATCCTGTTCATTGACCGCTGTGTGGCCACCCCATCTCCTGATCCCACCTCCGTGGCAAACTATACCATTGTCGTCTCAGCAAATAG GTGCCTAGTGGATGGGATcctggatgactcctcttcagcCTTTCTATATCCAATAAGCCAAGCAGAAAAGCTGCAGTCCACTGTGGATGCATTCCGCTTTGTAGATACTGCTCAATCTGAG CGGAGACGTCAACTAGAACTTGAGAACCAGCCCACCACAGTCTGTACAGCTGTCCTCCAATCAAATGGATATCCGCAAGTACTTAAGTCAGCCAAAGCGTAA